One Deefgea tanakiae genomic region harbors:
- the nagZ gene encoding beta-N-acetylhexosaminidase, with protein sequence MNSSFSESLQQQLGQLVMVGFDGFVPNAQIEGLIREQRIGGVILFRRNIESPAQVAALCRRLQAINAEVSNIPLLIAIDQEGGMVMRIEEGVTPLPSAMAYAKGGTVAECEALHRIGAAELRQMGINVNFAPSLDINNNPNNPVIGVRAFGEDVATVTNYGLAAIRGIQAAGIAATAKHFPGHGDTATDSHYGLPVVAHAAERLHAVELAPFKAAIAAGVDAIMTAHVVFPAYESDPNTPATLSRGVLTGLLREEMGFSGVVFTDCLEMAAIAAGVGTVAGALQSFAAGADIVLVSHTYERQRDTVLALQAKLASGELSAVRLEQSLARIARLKQALATCDWAAPFESQQLQTPEALALAAQVQSTALQVSDPFQALDLSLPTLLMTVEVQNRTEIDEVALGKSSAARGTLLPLLAAAGVQVNELIVSPSPTEAEIAALVLAAASYSQVIVQSYNACLSRGQQALIAQLPAEYLWLVAGRLPYDVNLAPLAKGRLAAFSNRPAALQSVVEKLTR encoded by the coding sequence ATGAACTCGAGTTTTTCTGAATCTTTACAGCAGCAGCTTGGCCAACTGGTGATGGTTGGTTTTGATGGCTTTGTGCCGAATGCGCAAATTGAAGGATTAATCCGCGAACAGCGCATCGGTGGCGTGATTTTATTTCGCCGGAATATTGAGTCGCCCGCACAAGTGGCTGCGTTGTGCCGACGTTTACAAGCCATCAATGCAGAGGTGTCTAACATTCCACTTTTGATCGCAATTGATCAGGAAGGTGGCATGGTGATGCGGATTGAAGAGGGCGTCACACCACTGCCATCGGCGATGGCCTACGCCAAGGGCGGTACGGTCGCAGAGTGCGAAGCGCTGCATCGGATTGGTGCGGCAGAATTGCGGCAGATGGGGATTAATGTTAATTTCGCCCCTAGCCTTGATATCAACAATAACCCGAACAATCCGGTGATCGGCGTGCGTGCTTTTGGTGAGGATGTCGCGACGGTCACGAATTATGGCTTAGCCGCCATTCGTGGGATTCAGGCGGCTGGTATTGCTGCCACCGCCAAGCATTTTCCCGGTCATGGTGATACGGCGACGGATTCGCATTATGGCCTGCCCGTGGTCGCACACGCGGCAGAGCGACTTCATGCGGTTGAATTGGCGCCGTTTAAAGCGGCAATTGCAGCTGGTGTTGATGCAATCATGACCGCCCATGTGGTGTTTCCAGCATATGAGTCCGACCCGAATACACCGGCGACCTTGTCCCGCGGCGTGCTCACTGGTTTATTGCGCGAAGAAATGGGTTTTAGTGGCGTTGTGTTCACCGATTGCTTGGAAATGGCCGCGATTGCCGCTGGCGTTGGCACGGTGGCTGGCGCGCTGCAATCATTTGCTGCGGGTGCTGATATCGTCTTGGTATCGCATACCTATGAGCGGCAGCGTGATACGGTGCTGGCCTTGCAGGCGAAATTGGCGAGTGGCGAACTCTCTGCGGTGCGGCTTGAGCAATCTCTGGCACGGATTGCGCGCTTAAAACAAGCGTTAGCCACCTGCGATTGGGCTGCGCCGTTTGAGTCGCAGCAATTGCAAACGCCGGAAGCGTTGGCTTTAGCGGCACAGGTGCAGTCCACTGCTTTGCAAGTGAGCGATCCCTTTCAAGCCTTGGACTTAAGTTTGCCGACTTTATTGATGACCGTTGAAGTGCAAAATCGAACGGAAATTGATGAAGTCGCGCTCGGTAAAAGCAGCGCCGCACGCGGCACTTTACTGCCTTTATTAGCGGCGGCGGGCGTTCAAGTTAACGAATTGATTGTGTCACCGTCGCCGACGGAGGCTGAGATTGCTGCGCTGGTGCTGGCGGCTGCTTCGTATTCGCAGGTGATTGTGCAAAGTTATAACGCGTGTCTTTCGCGCGGGCAACAGGCCTTAATCGCTCAATTGCCCGCTGAATATTTGTGGTTGGTGGCTGGGCGCTTGCCCTACGATGTCAATTTGGCACCATTGGCTAAGGGTCGATTAGCTGCATTTAGCAATCGCCCAGCAGCATTGCAATCGGTAGTGGAAAAACTAACTCGCTAA
- a CDS encoding EAL domain-containing protein produces MNWAAKIPQMLQQDRFVLFYQKMENLQNPSAPTGHAEILIRGIDEEGKIVPPGFFLPAAERFHLINRIDRWVAQSILKQQLPANMLYAINRSGPSLADHAFLQSLVEWVKASHLPSTHVCFEITETAAMTDMDSAKLFISTLKALGCRFALDDFGSGFSSFSYLKDLDVDYLKIDGSMIRNLERNESDVALVTAIIQMAKALKLCTIAEFVENDIQKEILCSLGVDYAQGYAIHKPEALPISDPEK; encoded by the coding sequence ATGAATTGGGCTGCCAAAATACCGCAAATGCTGCAGCAAGATCGTTTTGTGCTGTTTTATCAAAAAATGGAAAACCTACAAAACCCCAGTGCGCCCACAGGTCATGCTGAGATCCTCATTCGTGGCATTGATGAAGAAGGAAAAATCGTGCCGCCGGGATTTTTCTTACCCGCAGCAGAGCGCTTTCATTTGATTAACCGGATTGATCGCTGGGTAGCACAATCGATATTGAAACAGCAATTGCCCGCGAATATGCTGTATGCGATTAATCGGTCAGGGCCATCCTTGGCCGATCATGCTTTTTTGCAAAGCCTCGTTGAGTGGGTGAAAGCCAGCCATTTACCCTCAACTCACGTCTGCTTTGAAATCACCGAAACGGCCGCAATGACCGATATGGACTCGGCCAAATTATTTATTAGTACGCTCAAAGCATTAGGTTGCCGCTTTGCTTTGGATGATTTTGGCAGTGGTTTTTCGTCGTTTAGCTACTTAAAAGATTTAGATGTCGACTACCTCAAGATCGACGGCAGCATGATTCGCAATTTAGAACGGAATGAGTCAGATGTCGCTCTCGTGACCGCCATCATCCAAATGGCCAAAGCGCTCAAATTGTGCACTATTGCGGAGTTTGTCGAAAACGACATTCAGAAAGAAATACTGTGCAGTCTCGGCGTCGATTACGCGCAAGGCTATGCAATCCACAAACCCGAAGCACTGCCTATTTCTGATCCAGAAAAGTAA
- a CDS encoding IS3 family transposase (programmed frameshift), with amino-acid sequence MSKSNRYTEEFKIEAVKQVTERNYPVAEVAERLGVSGHSIYSWIKRYATPLPEQPQTTTQQDEIRQLKAELRRVTEERDIPKKGRRVLCQAIRVRYAFIRDHQALHPVRRLCQMMQVHPSGYYAWLQRPQSLRTIDDQRLTGIITEAWQESGGVYGYRKINDDLRDMGEQCGKHRVARLMRLAGLRSQTGYRRRRGFYGGKPTVTAPNHLARQFNVDTPNQVWVTDITYIRTHEGWLYLAAVLDLFSRQVVGWSMGARMDRELAIKALLMAVWRRQPKQEVLVHSDQGSQFSSYDWQDLLRVHNLKPSMSRRGNCHDNAVAESFFQLLKRERIKRQTYRNREEARRDVFNYIEMFYNPKRRHSFNNGLSPVEYEKQYFERLGSV; translated from the exons ATGAGCAAATCTAATCGCTACACCGAAGAGTTCAAAATCGAAGCCGTCAAGCAAGTGACAGAACGCAACTATCCTGTCGCAGAAGTCGCTGAGCGACTGGGGGTTTCAGGGCATAGCATCTACAGCTGGATTAAGCGCTACGCCACGCCTTTACCAGAACAACCGCAAACAACTACTCAGCAGGATGAAATTCGGCAACTAAAAGCTGAACTACGTCGAGTAACTGAAGAGCGTGACATCC CTAAAAAAGGCCGCCGCGTACTTTGCCAAGCTATCCGGGTAAGGTACGCCTTCATTCGTGACCATCAAGCACTACATCCAGTTCGACGGCTCTGCCAGATGATGCAAGTCCATCCCAGCGGCTACTACGCTTGGCTGCAACGACCACAATCATTGCGCACGATTGATGACCAGCGCTTGACTGGCATCATCACTGAAGCGTGGCAAGAAAGCGGCGGCGTCTATGGTTATCGCAAGATTAATGATGACTTGCGTGATATGGGCGAACAATGTGGCAAGCATCGCGTCGCGCGCTTAATGCGCTTAGCTGGCCTTCGTTCACAAACAGGCTATCGTCGTCGACGTGGTTTTTATGGTGGCAAGCCCACCGTAACGGCACCAAACCATTTGGCTCGGCAATTCAATGTCGATACACCTAATCAGGTTTGGGTGACTGACATTACCTATATTCGCACACACGAAGGTTGGCTTTATTTGGCCGCAGTATTGGATTTGTTCTCAAGACAGGTTGTTGGTTGGTCGATGGGCGCGCGGATGGACCGTGAGTTGGCGATTAAAGCTTTATTAATGGCGGTTTGGCGACGTCAGCCCAAGCAAGAGGTCTTAGTGCATTCGGACCAAGGCAGCCAATTCAGTAGTTATGATTGGCAGGATCTACTGCGTGTGCATAATTTAAAACCGAGCATGAGTCGGCGTGGCAATTGCCATGACAATGCGGTCGCGGAAAGTTTCTTCCAGCTATTGAAGCGGGAACGAATCAAACGACAAACCTACCGTAATCGAGAGGAGGCACGTCGAGATGTGTTCAATTATATCGAGATGTTTTACAACCCCAAGCGCCGCCATAGTTTCAATAATGGGCTATCACCAGTAGAGTATGAAAAGCAGTATTTCGAAAGGCTCGGCAGTGTCTAG
- a CDS encoding glycoside hydrolase family 19 protein, producing the protein MNKTAKISALITALFLSASVWAADWDAKAVYLKDATVTHQGQTYKAKWWTTGEAPGASQWGAWQLVSSGGAATPVPTVKPTAVPTVAPTIAPTVAPTAKPTVAPTVAPTAKPTIAPTIAPTTAPTTAPTTAPTTAPTTAPTAAPTVAPTPTATPGSGSGLAKCAAAWNAGSSYAGGAVVSYNNTSYTAKWWANAGAEPGKDGVWNASGACDASGLPTTAPGGGGSTGGIPSKAEAEAYAATLTNSDIFRKVKASVRTLPNSVVEAVAPGLMSNPSNVKRIEGIMPKAKWDYYFSKAHPSYTYTRFLQASAKFPAFCGDYTDGRNADEICRRSLAASFAHFAQETGGHSVEQYGNPEWLQALVHVREMGCTDSGTNCGYNGECADPVFNKVWTCGTDAKGGYLKYFGRGAKQLSYNYNYGPFSQAMFDGDQSVLLKDPDRVAESWLNLASAVFFFVYPQPPKPSMLHVIDGTWVPNEFDKSRQLGNDFPTSIQIINAECQDTPTKPAAQNRINYYTEFARDLGWDISKESMKCSGMGRFDGGSSAAFNIYWEKDWKVGGDNKCQLVSYQTPYNALIDGQYTKCVDANWGIALK; encoded by the coding sequence ATGAACAAAACGGCGAAAATTTCAGCGCTCATTACCGCCTTATTTTTAAGTGCGAGTGTATGGGCTGCCGATTGGGATGCAAAAGCAGTCTACCTAAAAGACGCAACCGTCACACACCAAGGCCAAACCTATAAAGCCAAATGGTGGACGACTGGCGAAGCCCCAGGCGCTAGCCAATGGGGTGCATGGCAATTAGTCTCTTCAGGTGGCGCAGCCACGCCAGTACCGACTGTGAAACCAACGGCAGTACCGACAGTTGCACCTACGATCGCTCCAACAGTAGCACCGACTGCTAAACCAACTGTAGCGCCTACCGTTGCGCCAACAGCAAAACCAACAATTGCACCAACAATTGCACCAACTACAGCACCAACTACAGCACCAACTACAGCACCAACTACAGCACCAACTACAGCACCAACAGCTGCACCAACTGTCGCTCCAACCCCAACAGCAACGCCAGGTTCAGGTTCAGGCCTAGCTAAATGTGCTGCGGCCTGGAATGCAGGTTCTTCTTATGCTGGCGGCGCAGTTGTAAGCTACAACAATACCAGCTACACCGCAAAATGGTGGGCCAATGCCGGCGCAGAGCCAGGTAAAGACGGTGTTTGGAATGCATCTGGCGCATGCGATGCATCCGGTTTACCAACAACAGCACCTGGTGGTGGCGGCTCAACAGGTGGCATACCAAGCAAAGCGGAAGCAGAAGCTTATGCAGCAACGCTGACCAATAGCGATATTTTCCGCAAAGTAAAAGCATCGGTTCGCACCTTGCCAAACTCAGTCGTTGAAGCAGTAGCACCCGGCTTGATGAGCAACCCAAGCAATGTGAAACGAATCGAAGGCATCATGCCGAAAGCGAAGTGGGATTACTACTTCTCGAAAGCACACCCAAGCTACACTTACACCCGCTTCTTGCAAGCTTCTGCAAAATTCCCTGCTTTCTGCGGTGACTACACCGATGGTCGCAATGCCGACGAAATCTGCCGCCGTTCATTGGCCGCTTCGTTCGCTCACTTTGCGCAAGAAACCGGTGGTCATAGCGTAGAGCAATACGGTAATCCAGAATGGCTGCAAGCTTTGGTACACGTACGTGAAATGGGTTGTACCGACTCAGGCACCAATTGCGGTTATAACGGTGAGTGCGCTGATCCAGTATTTAATAAAGTTTGGACTTGCGGTACCGATGCAAAAGGCGGCTACCTGAAATACTTCGGTCGTGGTGCTAAGCAATTGTCGTACAACTACAATTACGGCCCATTCAGCCAAGCGATGTTTGATGGCGACCAATCTGTCTTGTTGAAAGATCCGGATCGTGTAGCAGAAAGCTGGTTGAACTTGGCCTCAGCGGTGTTCTTCTTCGTGTACCCACAACCACCAAAACCATCAATGTTGCATGTGATTGACGGAACTTGGGTGCCAAACGAATTTGATAAATCTCGTCAATTGGGCAATGACTTCCCAACTTCGATTCAAATTATCAATGCCGAGTGCCAAGACACACCGACTAAACCAGCAGCGCAAAATCGGATCAACTACTACACCGAATTTGCTCGTGATCTAGGTTGGGACATCAGCAAAGAGTCAATGAAATGCTCAGGCATGGGTCGCTTCGATGGTGGTTCATCTGCCGCATTTAATATCTACTGGGAAAAAGACTGGAAAGTCGGTGGTGATAACAAGTGCCAATTGGTTAGCTACCAAACCCCATACAATGCTTTGATTGATGGTCAATACACTAAGTGTGTTGATGCTAACTGGGGTATTGCTCTGAAATAG
- a CDS encoding LysR family transcriptional regulator produces the protein MHHQLFLTANMNDATLNYRHLYYFWVVTQEGSISAAARKLEMTPQTISSQLAKLEEQTGKALFKQVGRQLELTDAGRSILPFADQIFMLGEQMQQILASDATPRQRFNVGVADALPKIVAQQLLASTHSPQTRLMCIEGSPDELMAKLALHQLDVVLADRPAAHGAHLRLASQALVECPVMILGNAAQTAQYAPDFPASLHGAPMLLPTRNTALRIQLDLWFSDQNIVPDIVGEFADSALMKAFAIAGIGLYPSPMIAGNPIPSSELRSLGHLAGLYANYYALYAPKKINHPMLDLLLSSTQV, from the coding sequence ATGCATCATCAGCTTTTTTTGACAGCCAATATGAACGACGCGACCCTCAACTATCGACACTTATATTATTTCTGGGTGGTGACCCAAGAAGGCAGCATCAGCGCAGCGGCGCGCAAATTAGAAATGACGCCGCAAACCATCAGCAGCCAATTAGCAAAATTAGAAGAACAAACAGGCAAAGCCTTGTTTAAGCAAGTCGGTCGCCAACTTGAACTCACCGATGCGGGGCGTTCGATTTTGCCGTTTGCCGATCAGATTTTTATGCTGGGCGAACAGATGCAACAAATCCTCGCCAGCGATGCAACGCCAAGACAGCGCTTTAATGTGGGTGTGGCTGATGCGCTGCCAAAAATCGTCGCCCAACAATTATTAGCCAGCACACATAGTCCGCAAACTCGCTTAATGTGTATTGAGGGTTCGCCCGACGAGCTGATGGCAAAGCTAGCATTACACCAACTAGACGTGGTTTTGGCTGACCGCCCCGCCGCGCACGGCGCGCACCTGCGTTTGGCAAGCCAAGCGCTAGTGGAATGCCCCGTGATGATCTTAGGCAACGCAGCGCAAACAGCACAATACGCCCCAGATTTCCCCGCTAGCCTGCATGGTGCGCCCATGCTGTTACCAACGCGCAATACCGCCCTGCGGATTCAATTAGACCTATGGTTTTCTGATCAAAATATCGTGCCTGACATTGTGGGTGAATTTGCGGACAGCGCTTTAATGAAAGCATTCGCTATTGCGGGTATTGGTCTATATCCATCACCCATGATTGCCGGCAACCCAATACCCAGTAGTGAACTGAGATCACTGGGTCATCTAGCAGGCTTGTATGCCAATTACTACGCACTGTATGCCCCGAAAAAAATCAATCATCCGATGCTGGATTTACTACTGAGTTCGACACAAGTTTAA
- a CDS encoding HPF/RaiA family ribosome-associated protein, with amino-acid sequence MRPLILTHKLAIDSSMHSYILHRLRLALDRTLSKIGAITVRLSDDNGPKGGADKSVQVKLVVPGHDSVIINERGSDLRSAVDRAIHRAAQTIQRVNAKRQKVVRKVASRKVIANEMVMAAEEQAPQAA; translated from the coding sequence ATGCGACCACTCATTTTGACTCATAAACTCGCCATCGATTCGTCTATGCACAGTTACATCTTGCATCGCTTGCGTCTGGCACTTGACCGCACCCTCAGCAAAATTGGCGCGATTACCGTGCGCCTTAGCGATGACAATGGACCGAAAGGCGGCGCTGATAAATCGGTTCAAGTGAAGCTGGTCGTGCCAGGGCATGATTCGGTCATCATTAATGAGCGCGGCTCTGATTTACGTTCCGCCGTAGATCGAGCGATTCATCGCGCTGCGCAAACCATTCAACGAGTGAATGCAAAACGTCAAAAAGTAGTCCGTAAAGTGGCTAGCCGAAAAGTCATCGCCAATGAAATGGTGATGGCAGCCGAAGAGCAAGCGCCGCAAGCGGCCTAA